The following are encoded in a window of Mustela nigripes isolate SB6536 chromosome 1, MUSNIG.SB6536, whole genome shotgun sequence genomic DNA:
- the USP2 gene encoding ubiquitin carboxyl-terminal hydrolase 2 isoform X2, with amino-acid sequence MRTSYTVTLPEEPPASPFPALAKELRPRSPLSPSLLLSTFVGLLLNKAKNSKSAQGLAGLRNLGNTCFMNSILQCLSNTRELRDYCLQRLYMRDLSHSSSAHTALMEEFAKLIQTIWTSSPNDVVSPSEFKTQIQRYAPRFVGYNQQDAQEFLRFLLDGLHNEVNRVTVRPKSNPENLDHLPDDEKGRQMWRKYLEREDSRIGDLFVGQLKSSLTCTDCGYCSTVFDPFWDLSLPIAKRGYPEVTLMDCMRLFTKEDVLDGDEKPTCCRCRARKRCIKKFSIQRFPKILVLHLKRFSESRIRTSKLTTFVNFPLRDLDLREFASENTNHAVYNLYAVSNHSGTTMGGHYTAYCRSPVTGEWHTFNDSSVTPMSSSQVRTSDAYLLFYELASPPSRM; translated from the exons ATGCGCACCTCGTACACCGTGACCCTGCCCGAGGAGCCCCCGGCCTCCCCCTTTCCCGCCCTCGCCAAGGAGCTGCGGCCGCGCTCCCcgctctccccctccctgctgctctccacCTTCGTGGGGCTCCTGCTCAACAAAGCCAAG AATTCTAAGAGCGCCCAGGGTCTGGCTGGTCTTCGAAACCTTGGGAACACG TGCTTCATGAACTCCATTCTGCAGTGCCTGAGCAACACCCGGGAGTTGAGGGACTACTGCCTTCAGAGGCTCTACATGCGGgatctcagccacagcagcaGTGCCCACACAGCCCTCATGGAAG AGTTTGCAAAACTAATCCAGACCATATGGACTTCATCCCCCAATGATGTGGTGAGCCCATCTGAGTTCAAGACCCAGATCCAGAGATACGCACCACGCTTTGTTGGCTATAA TCAGCAAGATGCTCAGGAGTTTCTTCGCTTTCTTCTGGATGGACTCCACAATGAGGTGAACCGAGTGACAGTGAGGCCCAAGTCCAACCCTGAGAACCTCGATCATCTTCC TGATGATGAGAAAGGACGACAGATGTGGAGGAAATACCTAGAACGGGAAGACAGTCGGATTGGGG ATCTCTTCGTTGGGCAGCTAAAGAGCTCCCTGACGTGTACCGACTGTGGTTATTGCTCGACAGTCTTTGATCCGTTTTGGGACCTCTCACTGCCCATTGCTAAG CGAGGTTATCCTGAGGTGACTTTAATGGACTGCATGAGGCTCTTCACCAAAGAGGACGTGCTTGACGGCGATGAGAAGCCG ACGTGCTGTCGATGCCGAGCCAGAAAACGATGCATAAAGAAGTTCTCCATCCAGAGGTTCCCAAAGATCTTGGTGCTCC ACCTGAAGCGGTTCTCAGAATCCAGGATACGAACCAGCAAGCTCACAACATTTGTGAATTTCCCACTAAGAGACCTGGACTTGAGAGAATTTGCCTCAGAAAACACCA ACCACGCTGTTTACAACCTGTACGCTGTGTCCAATCACTCTGGAACCACCATGGGTGGCCATTATACAGCCTACTGCCGGAGTCCAGTGACAGGCGAATGGCACACTTTCAATGACTCCAG CGTCACACCCATGTCCTCCAGCCAAGTGCGAACCAGCGACGCCTATCTGCTCTTCTACGAACTGGCCAGTCCGCCCTCCCGCATGTAG
- the USP2 gene encoding ubiquitin carboxyl-terminal hydrolase 2 isoform X1 — protein sequence MSQLSSTLKRYTESARYADAPYAKSGYGTYTPSSYGANLAASFLEKEKLGFKPGPPTSFLTRPRTYGPSSILDYDRGRPLLRPDIIGGGKRAESQTRGTERPSGSGLSGGSGFPYGVTNNSLSYLPVTARDQGGTLTQKKSNSQSDLARDFSSLRTSESYRIDPGNLGRSPMLARTRKELCALQGLYQAASRSEYLADYLENYGRKGSAPQVPAQVPTSRVPEVLSPTYRPSGRYSLWEKSKGQAPGSSRSSSPGRDTMNSKSAQGLAGLRNLGNTCFMNSILQCLSNTRELRDYCLQRLYMRDLSHSSSAHTALMEEFAKLIQTIWTSSPNDVVSPSEFKTQIQRYAPRFVGYNQQDAQEFLRFLLDGLHNEVNRVTVRPKSNPENLDHLPDDEKGRQMWRKYLEREDSRIGDLFVGQLKSSLTCTDCGYCSTVFDPFWDLSLPIAKRGYPEVTLMDCMRLFTKEDVLDGDEKPTCCRCRARKRCIKKFSIQRFPKILVLHLKRFSESRIRTSKLTTFVNFPLRDLDLREFASENTNHAVYNLYAVSNHSGTTMGGHYTAYCRSPVTGEWHTFNDSSVTPMSSSQVRTSDAYLLFYELASPPSRM from the exons ATGTCCCAGCTCTCCTCCACCCTGAAGCGCTATACAGAATCGGCCCGCTACGCAGATGCCCCTTATGCCAAATCGGGCTATGGCACCTACACTCCCTCTTCCTACGGGGCCAACCTGGCTGCCTCCTTCCTGGAGAAGGAAAAGCTTGGTTTTAAGCCAGGCCCCCCAACCAGCTTCCTCACCCGTCCCCGAACCTATGGTCCCTCCTCCATCCTGGACTATGACAGGGGCCGCCCCCTGTTGAGACCTGACATCATCGGGGGAGGTAAGcgggcagagagccagactcgggGCACTGAGCGGCCTTCAGGGAGCGGACTCAGCGGGGGCAGCGGATTCCCTTATGGAGTGACCAACAACTCCCTCAGCTACCTGCCTGTGACTGCCCGTGACCAGGGTGGAACCCTGACCCAAAAGAAGTCAAACAGTCAATCAGACCTGGCCCGGGATTTCTCCAGCCTCCGGACCTCAGAGAGCTACCGGATAGACCCTGGGAACCTGGGTCGCAGCCCCATGCTGGCCCGAACACGCAAGGAGCTATGCGCCCTGCAGGGGCTCTACCAGGCAGCTAGCCGCTCGGAGTACCTGGCCGACTACCTGGAGAACTATGGCCGGAAGGGCAGTGCGCCTCAGGTGCCCGCCCAGGTCCCAACCTCTCGAGTCCCTGAAGTCCTCAGCCCCACCTACCGACCCAGTGGCCGCTACAGTCTGTGGGAGAAGAGCAAGGGCCAAGCCCCTGGGTCCAGCCGCTCCAGCTCTCCAGGGCGAGACACCATG AATTCTAAGAGCGCCCAGGGTCTGGCTGGTCTTCGAAACCTTGGGAACACG TGCTTCATGAACTCCATTCTGCAGTGCCTGAGCAACACCCGGGAGTTGAGGGACTACTGCCTTCAGAGGCTCTACATGCGGgatctcagccacagcagcaGTGCCCACACAGCCCTCATGGAAG AGTTTGCAAAACTAATCCAGACCATATGGACTTCATCCCCCAATGATGTGGTGAGCCCATCTGAGTTCAAGACCCAGATCCAGAGATACGCACCACGCTTTGTTGGCTATAA TCAGCAAGATGCTCAGGAGTTTCTTCGCTTTCTTCTGGATGGACTCCACAATGAGGTGAACCGAGTGACAGTGAGGCCCAAGTCCAACCCTGAGAACCTCGATCATCTTCC TGATGATGAGAAAGGACGACAGATGTGGAGGAAATACCTAGAACGGGAAGACAGTCGGATTGGGG ATCTCTTCGTTGGGCAGCTAAAGAGCTCCCTGACGTGTACCGACTGTGGTTATTGCTCGACAGTCTTTGATCCGTTTTGGGACCTCTCACTGCCCATTGCTAAG CGAGGTTATCCTGAGGTGACTTTAATGGACTGCATGAGGCTCTTCACCAAAGAGGACGTGCTTGACGGCGATGAGAAGCCG ACGTGCTGTCGATGCCGAGCCAGAAAACGATGCATAAAGAAGTTCTCCATCCAGAGGTTCCCAAAGATCTTGGTGCTCC ACCTGAAGCGGTTCTCAGAATCCAGGATACGAACCAGCAAGCTCACAACATTTGTGAATTTCCCACTAAGAGACCTGGACTTGAGAGAATTTGCCTCAGAAAACACCA ACCACGCTGTTTACAACCTGTACGCTGTGTCCAATCACTCTGGAACCACCATGGGTGGCCATTATACAGCCTACTGCCGGAGTCCAGTGACAGGCGAATGGCACACTTTCAATGACTCCAG CGTCACACCCATGTCCTCCAGCCAAGTGCGAACCAGCGACGCCTATCTGCTCTTCTACGAACTGGCCAGTCCGCCCTCCCGCATGTAG